A genomic segment from Necator americanus strain Aroian chromosome III, whole genome shotgun sequence encodes:
- a CDS encoding hypothetical protein (NECATOR_CHRIII.G11064.T1): MNDGTLVIRGEKVPSRNVGGVGFVVHPSVVHLVDSHEILSPRLAILRLRPLRQKSISIINCYSPTSAADDSELDAFYEELEEVVHNEKSFYKVVVGDFNAKLGKATEEEYRIGRFGLGDRNGNGNRLAGLLSAARLFHGNSLFMKKDHRRWTWESPNGATRAEIDHILTNRRWCLFDVSVVPSFCSGSDHRLLRAKIRLSHTMEKNMCYRQRRRKEVVYDDCVLEDSLSQGDWHIEEDPNVDYEMLLRGLRACAERASKSRTTNLDRISKTTKELLGRRRALRLDPNASHIERLVANTSCRKALQEDLLKYRQKKILEAAQRRTSLKKCRRDLREYNIPLATLLSEDGTRTSSRREMEIITERFYSNLFRSSTPVSSPIIPTGEAPPRILPSEVRVAIKSMKPGTVPGPDFISADFLRAGGHPLHVILAAHMTSYLQKERIPDQWKTSRTVLIHKKGDREDLRNYRPICLLSVLYKVFTKVILTRISRTLDEAQPQEQAGFRQGFSCLDHIQTVSRVIEVCREYRLPLVLTFVDYEKAFDSVETNAILSALVDQSVDASYVRKLANCYDRCTTRIQLFHRPLTIPIGKGYDKSILYRRSCSRLHCNG; encoded by the coding sequence atgaatgacggtacactcgtcattcgtggagagaaggttccgtcgcgaaatgtaggcggtgttggtttcgttgtgcacccatctgtcgtccatctcgtcgattctcacgagatcctgtcacctcgtctggccattcttcgcctccgccctctgcgccaaaaatccatcagtatcatcaactgctattcaccaacatcagcagctgatgattccgaattggacgcgttttacgaggagctggaggaagtagtccacaacgagaagtccttttacaaggtcgttgtcggagacttcaacgcaaaactaggaaaggccacagaagaggaatacaggattggaagatttggactaggggaccggaatggaaatggcaatcgtctcgccgggctgttgtccgccgctcgcctctttcatgggaactctcttttcatgaaaaaagatcatcgtcggtggacatgggaatcgcccaatggcgcgactcgtgcggagatcgaccacatactcaccaaccggaggtggtgtctatttgacgtctcagtagtaccatccttttgtagtggttctgatcaccgtctccttcgtgcgaaaatacgacttagccacacgatggaaaagaacatgtgctatcggcaacgaaggagaaaagaagtcgtctacgacgattgcgtactcgaggactccctgtcccaaggtgactggcacatcgaggaggacccaaacgtggactacgagatgctgctcagaggattacgagcctgtgctgaacgtgcctcgaagtcgcgcacgacaaacttggatcgaatttcgaagaccaccaaggaattgttaggaagaagaagggctttgaggcttgatccgaatgcatcgcacattgagcggttagtagcaaacactagctgcagaaaagcgttgcaggaggatcttttgaagtacaggcagaagaagattctagaagcagcacaaagaagaacgagtctaaagaagtgccgcagggatctccgcgaatataatattccgctagcaaccttgctgagcgaagacgggactcgcacgtcttctcgtcgtgagatggaaatcattacggagaggttctactcgaaccttttccgttcatcaactcctgtgtcaagcccaatcatccccactggcgaagctccaccacggattctcccttcggaagtacgagtcgctatcaagagcatgaaacctggcacagtccccggacctgattttatatcagcagactttcttcgggctggtggccatccgcttcatgtaatcttagcagcgcacatgacatcctatcttcagaaagaaaggatcccagaccagtggaagacctcgcgaaccgttcttatccataagaaaggtgaccgagaggaccttcggaactaccgtccgatatgcttgctgagcgtgttatacaaagtattcaccaaggtcatcctcacacgcatatctaggacgctggatgaagcccagcctcaagaacaagctggattccgccaagggttcagctgcttggaccacatccagaccgtgtcgagggtcatagaggtttgccgggaataccgcctgcccctagttctaaccttcgtcgactatgagaaagcctttgacagcgtagaaacgaatgcaatactgtcagcgctggtcgatcaaagTGTGGACGCGTCATATGTGAGGaaattagccaattgctacgatcgatgcacgactaggatacagcttttccaccgccctctcaccatacccattggaaaggggtacgacaagtcgatactatatcgccgaagctgttcacggctgcattgcaatggataa
- a CDS encoding hypothetical protein (NECATOR_CHRIII.G11062.T6): protein MSDVSNSFSAWETLPEDEPPLCIAVRRPVSPPRHYEAHHGILFMRFRCRKLLEQFCISADVSLLDNRNEQNRELLSLTRQQSSICWKNLFTHICVSGCSNADVKTRNRCALRLSGARIVPSRVHVISPHQKNNGEWKHVDRGGWKFTSIPFIW, encoded by the exons atgtcggatgtgtcgaactccttctcagcttgggagaccctgccggaggacgaacctccgctgtgcatcgcagttcgacgcccagtgtcacctccacgccactatgaggcg CATCACGGCATATTATTTATGCGTTTTCGCTGCCGCAAACTTTTAGAACAGTTCTGTATAAGCGCTGATGTTTCACTATTGGACAACCGCAACGAGCAAAACCGTGAGTTGTTGAGTTTGACACGACAACAATCATCAATATGTTGGAAGAATTTGTTCACTCATATATGTGTCAGTGGTTGCTCGAACGCTGACGTGAAAACTCGAAATCGATGCGCGTTGCGGTTATCTGGTGCAAGAATAGTGCCG AGTcgcgttcacgtcatttctcCTCACCAGAAGAACAATGGAGAATGGAAACACGTCGACAGAGGTGGCTGGAAATTCACAAG CATCCCATTCATCTGGTAG
- a CDS encoding hypothetical protein (NECATOR_CHRIII.G11065.T1), whose amino-acid sequence MLNELNEAGKRIGLRINRKKTQFMKNAHCEDGGVQLEGSQIVETPSYVYLGRSVNMENDLKEELNRRMRAAWAAFAAVREATDQLTDHDLRAHLFDSTVLPALCYAAETWADTAATSRKLLTTHRALERCLLKFNRRTQHLAGLRSSDLRGMSRLRDPAEYVSKAKHRWAGHIMRRIDDRWTKRTLEWIPRDAKRPRERPPTRWSDVFAARMDQLRAQLDTAQGPRHRHSRSLRTSWMTMARERNEWKRCWGPHVE is encoded by the coding sequence atgctcaacgaattgaacgaagcagggaagagaataggactacgaataaacagaaagaagacacagttcatgaagaacgcgcactgcgaggacggaggagtacaacttgaaggctcccaaatcgtggaaactccgtcatacgtataccttggacgttctgtgaacatggaaaacgacttgaaggaagaactgaatagaagaatgagagcagcatgggcagcattcgcagccgtcagggaagctacggaccaactgacggaccatgatcttcgtgcccatctgttcgactcgacagtccttccagcgctctgttacgcagcggagacgtgggcagacaccgcagccacgtctaggaagctacttactacccacagagcccttgagagatgtctcctgaagtttaaccggcgcacacaacaccttgccggtcttcgtagctccgacttaagaggaatgtcccgtcttcgcgacccagcggaatatgtatcgaaagcaaaacatagatgggccggtcacatcatgagaagaatcgacgatagatggactaaaagaacgctagagtggatcccaagggacgctaaacgcccccgagagagaccgccaacgagatggagtgacgtgttcgctgcacggatggaccagctgagagctcagctggatacggctcaaggacctcgtcatcgtcactcacgaagcttgagaacatcttggatgacaatggcgagggaacgaaacgagtggaagagatgctggggcccgcacgtcgagtga